The following proteins come from a genomic window of Oscillatoria sp. FACHB-1407:
- a CDS encoding divergent PAP2 family protein — translation MQDISHILDNHVLLVALIACIIAQVLKVVVELVRHGKVNFRTLVETGGMPSAHSALVTSLAFGVGQTVGWETSEFAIAIIFAVIVMYDAAGVRQAAGKQARLLNQIVDELFHDSSINEDRLKELLGHTPVQVFAGSLLGAAISWLASPAY, via the coding sequence ATGCAGGACATTAGCCATATCCTCGACAACCATGTCCTTTTGGTTGCATTGATTGCCTGTATTATTGCTCAGGTTCTCAAAGTCGTCGTTGAATTAGTCCGTCATGGCAAGGTTAACTTTCGTACCCTGGTTGAGACGGGAGGAATGCCCAGTGCCCATTCGGCGTTGGTGACTTCTCTTGCCTTTGGTGTCGGGCAAACTGTAGGTTGGGAAACCTCAGAGTTTGCGATCGCCATCATTTTTGCGGTAATCGTTATGTATGATGCGGCGGGTGTCCGGCAAGCGGCTGGCAAGCAAGCACGACTGCTGAACCAGATCGTCGATGAACTGTTTCACGATAGCTCAATTAACGAAGATCGCCTGAAGGAATTGCTCGGACATACCCCGGTTCAAGTCTTTGCCGGGTCATTGCTGGGAGCGGCGATTTCCTGGTTAGCCAGCCCAGCTTATTGA
- the crtE gene encoding geranylgeranyl diphosphate synthase CrtE, translating to MTTQHQGTAVTDSIPSVSTFDLSTYLAQRQVTVESALDQSIAIVYPDKIYESMRYSLLAGGKRLRPILCLATCELVGGTTEMALPTACALEMIHTMSLIHDDLPAMDNDDYRRGKLTNHKVYGEDIAILAGDGLLAYAFEFIAAQTRGVPADRVLKVIAHLGKAVGAAGLVGGQVVDLDSEGNPNVSLETLNFIHRHKTGALLEASVVCGAILAGASELDQQRLSAYAQDIGLAFQIVDDVLDITATQEELGKTAGKDLQAQKATYPSFWGIDESKRQANQLVTDAKAQLEGFGDKALPLMAIADFITARTH from the coding sequence ATGACGACACAGCATCAAGGAACAGCAGTAACAGACTCAATACCCTCAGTGTCAACGTTTGACCTGTCAACCTATCTTGCCCAGCGTCAAGTCACAGTAGAGTCAGCTTTAGACCAGTCGATTGCGATCGTCTATCCTGACAAGATTTATGAGTCAATGCGCTATTCCTTATTGGCGGGTGGCAAGCGACTACGCCCCATCCTTTGTCTGGCGACTTGTGAGTTGGTGGGTGGCACCACTGAGATGGCACTGCCGACTGCCTGTGCGCTGGAGATGATTCATACGATGTCGTTGATCCACGATGATTTGCCTGCTATGGACAATGATGACTATCGTCGTGGCAAGCTTACGAACCACAAGGTCTATGGGGAAGATATCGCAATTCTGGCAGGGGACGGCTTGTTGGCGTATGCGTTTGAATTCATCGCGGCTCAAACGCGTGGAGTACCTGCCGATCGCGTTCTCAAGGTGATTGCTCACCTGGGTAAAGCGGTTGGTGCTGCCGGGTTAGTCGGTGGTCAGGTCGTTGACTTAGACTCTGAAGGCAATCCGAATGTGTCGCTGGAGACGCTTAATTTTATTCATCGTCACAAAACGGGGGCACTGTTGGAGGCTTCGGTGGTGTGTGGGGCAATTCTAGCCGGAGCATCGGAGTTAGACCAACAACGCCTGTCGGCTTACGCTCAAGATATTGGACTTGCCTTTCAAATTGTGGATGATGTGTTGGATATTACGGCAACCCAGGAAGAGCTAGGAAAGACGGCTGGTAAAGACCTGCAAGCGCAGAAAGCGACCTATCCGAGCTTTTGGGGCATTGATGAATCAAAACGTCAGGCAAATCAGCTAGTGACCGATGCAAAAGCACAGTTAGAGGGGTTTGGAGACAAAGCTCTCCCACTCATGGCGATCGCTGACTTTATTACCGCTCGCACCCATTAA
- the folD gene encoding bifunctional methylenetetrahydrofolate dehydrogenase/methenyltetrahydrofolate cyclohydrolase FolD, protein MADILDGKGLAQKIQAGLLEQVQTLGPKMGRPPGLAVLMVGDNPASLTYVRNKERACAKVGINSFGQHFPTMTSEAELKQVISDLNHNDNVDGILVQLPLPDHLDASVLLNHIDPDKDADGLHPLNMGRLLRGEQGLRSCTPAGVMRLLKEYNIETSGKQAVIIGRSSLVGKPLAMMLLAADATVTIAHSRTPDLGSITRTADILVAAAGRPGLVTVDMVKPGAAVIDVGTNRLSEEQGSRLVGDVDFDAVKAVARWITPVPGGVGPMTVTMLLHNTVWSYRQRL, encoded by the coding sequence ATGGCTGACATTCTTGATGGCAAGGGGCTTGCTCAAAAAATTCAGGCGGGTCTACTGGAGCAGGTTCAGACTCTGGGGCCCAAGATGGGTCGTCCTCCAGGGTTGGCAGTGTTGATGGTAGGGGATAATCCTGCAAGCTTGACGTATGTAAGAAATAAGGAGCGAGCCTGTGCCAAAGTCGGTATCAACTCGTTTGGACAACATTTCCCCACAATGACCAGTGAAGCCGAGTTGAAACAGGTCATCTCTGATCTTAATCACAACGACAACGTCGATGGCATCTTAGTGCAGTTGCCCCTTCCCGATCATCTAGACGCATCCGTATTGCTTAACCACATTGATCCAGATAAGGATGCAGATGGCTTACACCCGCTCAACATGGGGCGATTGTTGCGAGGAGAGCAAGGGCTGCGGAGTTGTACCCCGGCAGGGGTGATGCGCTTGCTCAAGGAATACAACATTGAGACGTCAGGGAAACAGGCTGTTATCATTGGGCGTAGCAGCTTGGTGGGTAAGCCTCTAGCTATGATGCTGCTAGCCGCGGATGCGACGGTGACCATTGCTCACTCTCGGACTCCTGACTTAGGAAGTATTACTCGAACTGCCGATATTTTAGTAGCTGCCGCAGGGCGTCCTGGGTTAGTGACTGTTGATATGGTGAAACCTGGTGCAGCGGTGATTGATGTTGGCACCAATCGGCTGAGTGAGGAGCAGGGCAGCCGTTTGGTAGGTGATGTTGATTTTGATGCGGTCAAAGCTGTGGCGCGATGGATTACTCCAGTTCCAGGTGGAGTTGGGCCGATGACTGTAACCATGCTGTTACACAATACAGTGTGGAGTTATCGTCAACGGCTGTAG
- a CDS encoding NUDIX hydrolase, whose translation MQKPIEVAIAILHQDNQFLMQLRDNIPGIIYPGHWGFFGGHLDPGETPDTAIWRELAEEIEYTPPDLAKFKTYDTDEVIRHVYVAPLVVAVDALHLHEGWDLGLLSVEDIHRGDRYSAKANQVCPLGKPHQQILLDFMAQSL comes from the coding sequence ATGCAAAAGCCAATTGAGGTGGCGATCGCCATTTTGCACCAAGACAACCAATTTCTGATGCAGCTCCGCGACAACATTCCAGGGATCATTTACCCAGGACACTGGGGCTTTTTTGGAGGTCACCTTGATCCCGGTGAGACTCCAGACACAGCTATTTGGAGAGAGTTAGCCGAAGAAATTGAATACACTCCGCCAGATCTGGCAAAATTCAAGACGTATGATACGGATGAAGTGATTCGTCATGTCTATGTTGCACCATTGGTGGTGGCAGTGGATGCACTGCACTTACACGAAGGCTGGGATTTGGGCTTGTTGTCAGTTGAGGACATCCATCGAGGCGATCGCTATTCTGCTAAAGCCAACCAGGTCTGCCCCCTGGGGAAACCTCATCAACAAATCCTGTTAGATTTTATGGCTCAGAGCCTTTAA
- a CDS encoding M48 family metallopeptidase, whose amino-acid sequence MKHPQTKSIVKADYRVRVSPRAKHVCIKVTHAGDVEVVVPKGFDQRHIPEIVQRRHDWIAKTIQRIEAERQGLRAETDGALPQVIALRSLPEEWNVVYRPTSDPHLKVVLAISHQLVLQGQTQQPELCQQALRRWLQRKAHLHLAPWLEQVSEQLALPFSTVSVRGQKTRWASCSNRKSISLNYKLLFLPPHLVRYVLIHELCHTVHLNHSSAFWALVEEKEPNYKNLDSELRTAWRYVPQWVEQSPDY is encoded by the coding sequence GTGAAACATCCTCAGACTAAATCCATTGTCAAAGCGGACTACCGAGTTCGAGTCAGCCCCCGTGCCAAACACGTCTGCATCAAAGTTACCCATGCAGGCGATGTAGAGGTCGTCGTACCCAAGGGGTTTGATCAGCGGCACATCCCGGAAATCGTACAGCGGAGGCACGATTGGATTGCCAAGACGATTCAACGCATCGAAGCCGAGCGGCAGGGATTGCGTGCGGAAACAGATGGTGCTCTTCCACAAGTCATCGCCCTGCGATCGCTCCCCGAAGAGTGGAATGTCGTTTATCGACCCACCTCTGACCCCCACCTCAAAGTGGTACTCGCCATTTCCCATCAACTGGTGCTCCAAGGGCAAACTCAGCAACCAGAGCTATGTCAGCAAGCCTTAAGACGGTGGCTACAACGCAAAGCCCACCTGCATTTAGCTCCCTGGTTAGAGCAAGTCAGTGAACAGCTTGCTCTACCCTTTTCAACAGTGTCAGTGCGAGGACAAAAGACCCGGTGGGCAAGCTGTTCTAACCGAAAATCCATCAGCCTCAATTACAAATTGCTGTTCCTGCCACCTCATCTGGTGCGCTATGTGCTGATCCACGAATTGTGCCATACCGTACATCTCAACCATTCATCTGCCTTTTGGGCATTGGTTGAGGAAAAAGAACCAAACTATAAAAACCTGGACTCTGAGCTTCGTACAGCCTGGCGTTACGTGCCGCAATGGGTTGAACAATCCCCAGATTATTAA
- the pirA gene encoding arginine synthesis PII-interacting regulator PirA, with translation MKLRYRGAEYDYEPTPVDMAETGITGQYRGRTFNFAYPRHIPVPQPTGDYKYRGVTYHRTANGTIEPVSAPVAAPATPAVQTPTGVTYRSVAASRHALMQEVAGKHRENIHRRLQHRLEVARAKGDQLLINELEREMQYTAR, from the coding sequence ATGAAACTTAGATATCGTGGTGCAGAGTACGACTACGAGCCAACCCCAGTTGATATGGCTGAAACTGGTATCACAGGTCAATATCGGGGTCGGACGTTCAACTTTGCTTATCCCAGACACATTCCTGTGCCTCAACCCACAGGGGACTACAAATACCGTGGCGTGACGTATCACAGAACAGCCAATGGCACGATTGAGCCTGTTTCTGCTCCCGTTGCTGCACCTGCAACCCCCGCTGTGCAAACTCCCACAGGCGTTACTTACCGCTCTGTAGCTGCCTCCAGACATGCCCTGATGCAAGAAGTCGCAGGCAAACACCGTGAAAACATTCACCGCCGCTTGCAACATCGCCTCGAAGTCGCTAGAGCCAAAGGTGATCAACTGCTGATCAACGAGCTAGAGCGAGAGATGCAATACACGGCTCGCTAA
- a CDS encoding ChuX/HutX family heme-like substrate-binding protein, translating into MTATLKEFLEACNTLGTLRMIVTSSAAVLEVKGVIEKLFYAELPKGKYANMHQEGFEFHLNMDKITQVKFETGEAKRGNFTTYAIRLLDETSEPAMSLFLQWGKPGEYAPGQVEAWHALKEQYGEVWQPAPVETL; encoded by the coding sequence ATGACTGCCACACTTAAAGAATTTTTAGAAGCCTGTAACACCCTGGGCACCCTGCGCATGATCGTCACTAGCAGTGCTGCTGTTTTAGAGGTGAAAGGGGTGATCGAAAAGCTCTTTTACGCCGAGCTACCAAAAGGCAAATACGCCAACATGCACCAGGAAGGGTTTGAGTTTCATCTGAATATGGACAAGATTACTCAGGTGAAATTTGAAACTGGGGAGGCAAAGCGAGGTAACTTCACGACCTATGCCATTCGCTTGCTGGATGAAACGTCAGAACCAGCCATGAGCCTCTTCTTACAGTGGGGCAAACCGGGGGAATATGCACCGGGGCAAGTGGAAGCATGGCACGCCTTAAAGGAGCAATACGGTGAAGTCTGGCAACCTGCTCCTGTTGAAACGCTATGA
- a CDS encoding DUF6816 family protein has translation MRAWTRWHWVWLISLALWLIGTSPSQAGEISDRLAQFPDWQTKPTVQAAEGDLIYPDWFAGEWLATTTLVDLVAPVPELTTPGFEGNRQYLNQPVPFRVRFVDGRSLYPPPDPLLPIPSVLPQPGQQIVSDRAFNGLSLAKAYLGEGAVVSVKVDPTNPNRQITLLQGNRQLVSTIAARAIETPDPDDFLTTEVFLQEFRGSPQIFFNQVETTTAYHRSRGNDPAIVADQVTAIYLSPQDPDFFKAGDRPVALYRYRMEFSPIGD, from the coding sequence ATGAGAGCGTGGACAAGATGGCATTGGGTATGGCTCATTAGCCTTGCCCTGTGGCTAATCGGAACGAGCCCAAGCCAAGCCGGGGAAATCAGCGATCGCCTCGCACAGTTTCCAGATTGGCAAACCAAACCCACCGTCCAGGCAGCAGAGGGAGACTTGATTTACCCTGACTGGTTTGCTGGAGAGTGGCTTGCAACCACAACCCTGGTTGATCTAGTAGCTCCCGTTCCAGAATTAACAACCCCCGGCTTTGAGGGCAATCGGCAATATCTCAATCAACCTGTCCCCTTTCGAGTCCGGTTTGTGGATGGGCGATCGCTCTACCCTCCACCTGACCCCCTTTTGCCGATTCCATCGGTACTCCCCCAACCGGGACAGCAGATTGTCTCCGATCGCGCCTTTAACGGGTTGAGTCTGGCAAAGGCGTATTTAGGGGAAGGTGCCGTTGTTTCAGTGAAGGTTGATCCCACGAACCCCAACCGCCAGATCACCCTTCTACAGGGCAATCGCCAACTGGTTTCAACCATTGCAGCACGAGCCATTGAAACGCCTGATCCCGACGATTTCTTAACGACGGAGGTGTTTCTGCAAGAATTTCGAGGTTCGCCGCAGATCTTCTTCAATCAAGTAGAGACGACAACGGCATATCATCGCAGTCGTGGAAATGATCCGGCGATCGTTGCGGATCAAGTAACCGCGATTTATCTGTCACCTCAAGATCCAGATTTTTTTAAGGCGGGCGATCGCCCAGTCGCGCTCTACCGCTATCGTATGGAGTTCTCACCCATCGGAGATTGA
- a CDS encoding tetratricopeptide repeat protein, with amino-acid sequence MHLDQLHYNLGCLLQRQGKQEAVESYRQAIALNPLHQHAYNNLGCVLMQHQQFGAAIEVYREAIAQFPTWATLYHNLGQALATTGDITGAIATYEEALVHQPDLAIAHFNLGRLWQQQGQHDRAIECFQQVARLDPTQVAVWGEGAISLLILNRLEQAMDWLRRAIAHQPVFVTSFCQWAETLTDEDELAQAKLACARFLKSLLQHTPLSQQVDYLAQTYWHLGNVLSAYGGTQQQRQAEIYYHHALRLKPDYAFIYGQLGKLYEQQQQLEKAIACYRVALKLKPTVTSDGTRDVSPSLLSEPLSVDQPHCAGLNCQPCLQQLTRVFNPVQLTEGLHQVVGHAANGTPKFDAEPWRVERLLGGRVWVTPQQNDWMVCRAIVLFNAQGELMPRLSRAYPAHLPPCQHPDASLSQLQLDALPPVEQIPGTVAVLSGLSGHVYFHWMLDILPRIEILRSQGIDLNAIDWFVINSQRHPFQQETLAHLGIPSEKMLESDRHPHIQADLLVPSFPGALGWSQPWALQFLRQRFLHLSAQNASTPRRIYISRSNARYRRVLNEAEVIPMLRSHGFVAVTLESLSLVEQITLFANAEAIVAPHGSGLTNITFCQPNTSVIELVSPNYIRPYYWTMSQHLGFHHYCLQSEALVCAPLQELMYLNPLTEDMVVNLQALRVCLEEVI; translated from the coding sequence TTGCATCTCGATCAACTGCATTACAACTTGGGTTGCCTGCTACAGCGACAGGGCAAGCAGGAAGCGGTAGAGAGCTATCGTCAGGCGATCGCCCTAAATCCGCTTCATCAGCACGCCTACAACAACCTGGGCTGTGTGTTGATGCAACATCAGCAGTTCGGTGCAGCGATCGAAGTTTATCGCGAGGCAATTGCTCAGTTTCCCACTTGGGCAACGCTCTATCACAATTTGGGGCAGGCGTTAGCCACAACTGGGGATATCACAGGGGCGATCGCTACATACGAGGAGGCACTTGTCCATCAACCTGATCTGGCGATCGCCCATTTCAATTTGGGACGACTCTGGCAACAACAGGGTCAACACGACCGAGCCATCGAATGCTTTCAGCAGGTGGCTCGGCTTGACCCCACTCAAGTCGCTGTGTGGGGTGAGGGAGCCATTTCACTGCTGATATTGAACCGTTTAGAGCAGGCGATGGATTGGTTGCGTCGAGCGATCGCCCATCAGCCTGTTTTTGTGACATCGTTTTGCCAGTGGGCTGAGACGCTGACGGATGAGGACGAGTTAGCTCAAGCTAAGCTTGCCTGCGCCCGATTTCTCAAATCCCTGCTACAGCACACCCCACTGTCTCAGCAAGTAGACTACCTGGCTCAGACTTACTGGCATCTGGGAAATGTTTTAAGTGCCTACGGCGGCACGCAACAACAGCGACAAGCTGAGATTTATTACCATCACGCGCTGCGGCTAAAGCCTGACTACGCCTTCATCTATGGGCAGTTGGGCAAGTTGTACGAACAGCAACAGCAGCTTGAAAAGGCGATCGCCTGTTATCGTGTCGCTCTGAAGCTGAAGCCAACCGTCACCAGCGATGGGACAAGGGATGTTAGCCCCTCATTGTTGTCTGAACCTTTATCGGTTGATCAGCCACATTGTGCTGGGTTAAACTGTCAGCCCTGTTTGCAGCAGTTAACCCGTGTATTCAACCCAGTGCAACTCACGGAGGGATTGCATCAGGTCGTCGGACATGCTGCAAATGGCACTCCCAAGTTTGATGCTGAGCCATGGCGAGTGGAGCGATTGCTGGGAGGACGGGTTTGGGTTACCCCTCAACAAAATGACTGGATGGTCTGTCGGGCGATCGTCCTATTCAACGCCCAGGGAGAACTGATGCCCCGCTTATCCCGTGCCTATCCAGCACACCTGCCCCCCTGTCAACACCCTGACGCCTCGCTGTCCCAACTGCAACTGGATGCATTACCACCCGTCGAGCAAATTCCAGGGACAGTGGCGGTGTTGTCTGGTTTATCGGGGCACGTTTACTTTCATTGGATGCTGGATATCCTGCCCCGTATTGAAATTTTGCGATCGCAGGGCATCGACCTCAACGCAATCGACTGGTTTGTCATCAACAGTCAACGGCATCCTTTTCAACAAGAAACGCTGGCTCACCTTGGCATCCCGTCTGAGAAAATGTTGGAGAGCGATCGCCATCCCCACATTCAGGCTGATTTGCTGGTGCCGTCCTTTCCAGGGGCGTTGGGGTGGTCGCAACCGTGGGCATTGCAATTTTTGAGACAACGGTTTCTGCACCTCTCGGCACAAAATGCTTCAACGCCTCGGCGCATTTACATCAGCCGATCCAATGCTCGCTATCGGCGGGTGCTGAATGAAGCCGAGGTAATACCCATGTTGCGATCGCACGGTTTCGTTGCCGTTACGCTGGAGTCGCTATCCCTGGTCGAGCAGATCACGCTATTTGCCAACGCAGAGGCGATCGTGGCTCCCCACGGCAGCGGATTGACCAACATCACCTTTTGTCAACCCAATACCTCCGTGATCGAGTTGGTATCACCTAACTACATCCGCCCCTACTATTGGACGATGAGCCAGCACCTCGGATTTCATCACTACTGCTTGCAGAGTGAGGCATTGGTCTGCGCCCCATTGCAGGAGTTGATGTATCTCAATCCTTTGACCGAAGACATGGTGGTGAATTTGCAGGCGTTGCGAGTCTGCCTGGAGGAAGTAATTTGA
- a CDS encoding calcium-binding protein: MSEVIVAPGTTSPQFGLLVSSEQPVRLERLTDDSPVTVFGSFANDTVNPVPLSGVPSVTFFGNAGNDTAFGTDGSDTLSGGIGNDVLSGADGDDVLIGGNGVDSLSGDAGNDDLQGELGNDLMNGGADNDALLGGAGNDTIVGGEGNDLIIGGAGSDTMAGGGGQDTFRFETGSTGDSLLNPDEITDYNPNQDSIQLDNSLLSNSGLPVGRLDPRDFQAVERVGAADTAKIIYERSTGILYYNPILGSDVPLVKLPQGLDVTAADFEIF, encoded by the coding sequence GTGTCAGAGGTCATTGTTGCACCGGGAACGACGAGTCCACAATTTGGGTTGTTAGTTAGTAGTGAGCAACCCGTCCGACTCGAAAGACTAACTGATGATAGTCCCGTAACGGTGTTTGGTAGTTTTGCAAACGATACAGTCAACCCTGTTCCCCTGAGTGGCGTTCCGAGTGTGACCTTCTTTGGTAATGCTGGAAACGACACTGCCTTTGGAACAGATGGCAGTGATACGCTCTCAGGTGGCATCGGTAATGATGTTTTATCTGGGGCAGATGGGGATGATGTGTTAATCGGCGGGAATGGAGTCGATTCCCTGTCGGGTGATGCTGGAAATGATGATCTCCAGGGTGAGTTAGGCAATGATTTGATGAATGGTGGTGCTGACAATGATGCCCTGTTGGGCGGTGCTGGCAATGACACCATCGTTGGTGGCGAAGGCAATGACTTAATCATTGGTGGTGCTGGCAGCGACACGATGGCAGGTGGCGGTGGTCAAGATACCTTCCGCTTTGAGACAGGGTCAACCGGAGATAGTCTGCTCAACCCGGATGAGATCACCGACTACAACCCTAATCAAGACTCGATCCAACTGGATAACAGCCTACTCTCTAACTCAGGGTTGCCAGTGGGTCGATTGGATCCCAGAGATTTTCAAGCGGTTGAGCGGGTAGGTGCTGCTGACACTGCCAAAATCATCTATGAACGGAGCACCGGAATCCTTTATTACAACCCGATTCTGGGGTCAGATGTACCGCTGGTCAAGCTACCTCAAGGACTTGATGTCACTGCCGCCGATTTTGAAATCTTCTAA
- a CDS encoding peptidoglycan-binding domain-containing protein, which yields METVAYLYAATAYEESEIASDGMDVEFATVEGINWHQISAQTATSVLAIACSLSVLSTAGVASALQRNDSGTDVTTLQSDLIQAGYYDGPVTGFYGELTETAVARFQSENGLLVDGIAGSETLTVLQNRLAAVQAPSNSAGGTLRHGDQGTAVTDLQNRLRSAGYFNGPVTGYYGSLTEAAVMRFQDQKGLVVDGEAGTQTLKALRQTGTANRPTSGQGGPATTVSNGVLERGDRGTAVADLQNRLRNAGYFEGPMTGFYGSLTEEAVTKFQRAKGLTIDGKAGPRTLGALLQSPNSQQTQPQANQPSGNQRPNTAQRPSPQPTSQASAQPNTAQPNAAQPNAAQPNAAQPNAAQPNTTQPNATQPNPTQSQTPTATTPPAPTATVPTLAAGDVLERGDGGPEVAALQTALKQANYLNGQVTGFFGQLTEQAVIKFQSENGLPATGKVDAATLEALQNRTRGANDEAILEKGDSGAAVADLQNRLRNAGFFDGPMTGYYGDFTEQAVAEFQRAKGLTVDGKAGARTLAALR from the coding sequence ATGGAAACCGTTGCTTATCTCTATGCGGCTACTGCATACGAAGAATCTGAAATTGCTTCAGATGGGATGGACGTAGAGTTTGCAACCGTAGAGGGGATCAATTGGCACCAAATTTCAGCCCAAACAGCGACCAGTGTTTTGGCGATCGCCTGTAGCCTGTCAGTGCTGAGCACCGCAGGAGTAGCATCGGCACTGCAACGCAACGACAGTGGCACCGATGTGACAACGCTGCAAAGCGACCTGATTCAAGCGGGCTATTATGACGGCCCAGTGACGGGGTTTTATGGCGAATTAACTGAAACGGCTGTCGCCCGCTTTCAGTCTGAAAACGGGTTGCTTGTCGATGGAATTGCTGGCTCCGAAACACTGACTGTTCTGCAAAACCGATTAGCGGCGGTTCAAGCTCCCAGTAACAGCGCAGGAGGCACCCTCCGACACGGCGATCAGGGCACAGCTGTCACAGATCTGCAAAATCGGCTCCGCAGCGCGGGGTATTTTAACGGTCCTGTGACGGGCTACTATGGCAGCCTGACTGAAGCTGCTGTGATGCGATTTCAAGACCAGAAAGGGTTAGTCGTTGATGGTGAAGCGGGAACTCAAACGTTGAAAGCGTTGCGCCAGACGGGAACAGCAAACCGCCCAACCTCAGGTCAGGGTGGACCCGCCACAACCGTTAGCAATGGCGTGTTAGAACGGGGCGATCGCGGCACAGCAGTAGCCGATCTGCAAAATCGGCTCCGCAATGCAGGCTACTTTGAAGGCCCGATGACGGGCTTTTATGGCTCATTGACTGAGGAGGCTGTTACGAAATTTCAACGGGCAAAAGGGCTAACCATAGATGGCAAAGCCGGACCGAGAACCCTGGGGGCGTTGCTGCAATCCCCCAATTCTCAGCAGACTCAACCGCAAGCCAACCAACCTTCTGGCAACCAACGCCCCAACACGGCACAGCGACCAAGCCCACAACCAACATCTCAGGCGAGTGCTCAGCCTAACACGGCTCAACCTAACGCGGCTCAACCTAACGCGGCTCAACCTAACGCGGCTCAACCTAACGCGGCTCAACCTAACACGACACAGCCCAATGCGACTCAACCCAATCCAACGCAGTCTCAGACTCCCACAGCAACCACGCCTCCTGCCCCGACTGCCACTGTACCTACGCTGGCTGCCGGAGATGTCTTAGAGCGGGGAGATGGTGGTCCTGAAGTGGCTGCACTGCAAACCGCTCTCAAACAAGCGAATTACTTAAATGGGCAGGTTACCGGATTTTTTGGGCAACTCACAGAGCAAGCGGTCATCAAGTTTCAAAGTGAGAATGGGTTACCTGCTACTGGCAAGGTGGATGCAGCGACGCTAGAGGCGTTGCAAAATCGGACTAGAGGTGCCAATGACGAAGCCATTTTGGAAAAAGGCGATAGTGGCGCGGCTGTAGCCGATCTGCAAAATCGACTCCGCAATGCTGGCTTTTTTGATGGTCCGATGACGGGCTACTACGGTGACTTTACCGAGCAGGCGGTCGCTGAGTTTCAGCGAGCAAAAGGGTTAACTGTGGATGGTAAAGCTGGAGCTCGGACTTTAGCCGCTTTGCGTTAA